A region of Salinibacter sp. 10B DNA encodes the following proteins:
- a CDS encoding ring-cleaving dioxygenase encodes MPPSVSGIHHVTAYAHDPQANIDFYTGVLGLRLVKQTVLFNNPSEAFTGPTMYHFYYADGTGTPGSVITFKPHHSIQQGQVGRGQATATAFTIPDGAVDYWVDRLDATEEATLYPVTERFGRTVVQFQDPDGQPLELITGTSDIEPWADGPVPAEHALRGFHGVTLHPDNAQLTADVLELMGYEQVDRQPTPQDGDWTRFRVDGPEHAQFIDLYNEPNMHEGRWGYGTVHHVAFRVTDDDQQQALRRRLRDAGHAPTTMKDRNYFHSIYFREPNGVNFEIATDPPGFLHDEPVDSLGEKLMLPPFLQDRRDEVEAQLADITVP; translated from the coding sequence ATGCCTCCGTCCGTTTCCGGCATTCACCATGTCACCGCGTACGCCCACGACCCTCAGGCAAACATTGATTTCTACACCGGCGTCCTCGGCCTCCGGCTCGTAAAACAAACGGTCCTATTCAACAATCCGTCCGAGGCCTTCACCGGACCAACGATGTATCACTTCTACTACGCCGATGGAACCGGGACGCCGGGCTCGGTCATCACCTTCAAACCCCATCATAGTATTCAGCAGGGCCAGGTGGGCCGCGGGCAGGCCACCGCCACGGCGTTCACCATTCCGGACGGGGCGGTCGACTACTGGGTCGACCGGCTCGACGCGACCGAAGAGGCAACGCTCTATCCGGTCACGGAGCGGTTTGGGCGTACGGTGGTCCAGTTTCAGGATCCGGACGGCCAACCCCTCGAACTCATCACGGGAACCTCCGACATTGAGCCGTGGGCCGACGGGCCCGTCCCGGCCGAGCATGCCCTGCGCGGCTTCCACGGCGTGACTCTCCACCCCGACAACGCCCAGCTCACGGCCGATGTGCTGGAACTGATGGGCTACGAGCAGGTCGACCGCCAGCCGACGCCGCAGGACGGGGACTGGACCCGCTTTCGGGTGGACGGCCCCGAGCACGCGCAGTTTATCGACCTCTACAACGAACCCAACATGCACGAGGGCCGCTGGGGCTACGGCACGGTGCACCACGTGGCATTCCGGGTTACCGATGACGACCAGCAACAGGCCCTCCGCCGGCGCCTCCGTGATGCGGGGCACGCGCCCACGACGATGAAGGACCGAAACTACTTTCACTCCATCTACTTCCGTGAGCCCAACGGAGTCAACTTCGAAATTGCGACCGACCCGCCCGGCTTCCTCCATGACGAGCCGGTGGACTCGCTCGGCGAGAAGCTGATGCTGCCCCCCTTCTTACAGGACCGGCGGGACGAGGTGGAGGCTCAGCTCGCCGACATCACCGTGCCGTAG
- a CDS encoding methylglyoxal synthase, which yields MASPATRTMNEKKNIALVAHDNKKPDLLEWADYNRGRLSTHELYATGTTGRLLQDKIGFDINRLQSGPLGGDQQLGARIAEGTIDILIFFWDPLEPMPHDPDVKALLRIAAVWNVPIACTRATADFLFSSPLMQDEYERPVEDLSDYQDRDVDTVQQASSDGSSK from the coding sequence ATGGCCTCCCCTGCCACCCGCACGATGAACGAGAAGAAGAACATCGCCCTCGTGGCCCACGACAACAAAAAGCCCGACCTGCTGGAGTGGGCGGACTACAACCGGGGACGCCTTTCGACCCATGAGCTCTACGCCACCGGCACCACGGGACGCCTGCTGCAAGACAAGATCGGCTTTGACATCAACCGCCTTCAAAGCGGTCCGCTCGGCGGCGATCAGCAGCTCGGCGCCCGAATTGCGGAGGGCACCATCGACATCCTCATCTTCTTCTGGGATCCGCTGGAGCCAATGCCCCATGATCCCGACGTGAAGGCGCTGCTCCGCATCGCGGCGGTGTGGAACGTCCCGATCGCCTGTACGCGCGCCACGGCCGACTTCCTCTTCTCCTCGCCCCTCATGCAGGACGAATACGAACGTCCGGTCGAGGATCTTAGCGACTACCAGGACCGCGACGTGGACACCGTGCAACAGGCCTCCTCGGACGGCTCTTCCAAGTAG
- a CDS encoding DUF4277 domain-containing protein yields the protein MSQTYESKILDHLGLVAGMYDELEIGEEIDSRILQDTEQRKVSVGKAVKAMVFNGLGFIEQRLYLTTQFFETLPNETLYASYPT from the coding sequence ATGAGCCAGACCTACGAGAGCAAGATTCTAGATCATCTCGGTCTGGTGGCTGGGATGTACGACGAGCTTGAGATCGGGGAGGAGATCGACAGCCGGATCTTGCAGGACACCGAGCAACGCAAAGTCTCCGTCGGGAAGGCCGTAAAGGCGATGGTCTTCAATGGCTTAGGATTCATTGAGCAGCGGTTGTATTTGACCACACAGTTCTTTGAGACACTTCCAAACGAGACTCTTTATGCCTCCTACCCCACATAA
- a CDS encoding prolyl oligopeptidase family serine peptidase, with the protein MPGLSKTAVTDSLGTAYSLQYHRIPVDDAELQAAYIQHRDAMRTVLYFGGNGFRLCEHGLEITQALTAPIDVNLLLVDHRGYGKSTGMPTIERLKEDALAVYEYAIDTLETPPESLVVHGMSLGSFLAGHVADHRSTAGVVLESSVTTVEEWADSVVPWYYKPFVRIEIEGNLQGVGNKYTVRDLDEPLLLLVGSDDRQTKPMLSRKIYKESTLPEERKELHVLKGARHGTVIQHPRFARIYEQFLIRSATPLDTASHSATTVTQ; encoded by the coding sequence ATGCCGGGACTCTCGAAAACAGCTGTCACCGACAGCCTTGGAACGGCCTACTCGCTCCAGTACCATCGAATTCCGGTAGACGACGCCGAGTTGCAAGCCGCATACATCCAGCATCGTGATGCAATGCGGACAGTGCTCTACTTCGGGGGAAATGGCTTTCGACTCTGCGAACACGGATTGGAAATCACCCAAGCCCTTACGGCCCCTATCGATGTGAATCTCTTACTTGTGGATCATCGGGGATACGGCAAAAGCACGGGGATGCCCACCATAGAGCGCCTTAAAGAAGACGCCCTTGCCGTATACGAGTATGCAATAGATACTTTGGAGACTCCGCCCGAGAGCCTCGTCGTGCATGGGATGTCCCTTGGAAGTTTTTTGGCGGGCCACGTGGCAGACCACCGATCGACTGCCGGTGTTGTGTTGGAAAGCTCAGTCACCACGGTGGAGGAGTGGGCGGATTCGGTAGTGCCCTGGTATTACAAGCCGTTCGTTCGGATCGAGATTGAAGGAAACCTGCAGGGGGTAGGCAATAAGTATACCGTACGAGATCTCGACGAACCGCTTCTATTGCTGGTTGGGTCGGACGATCGGCAGACAAAACCCATGCTGTCTCGGAAGATCTATAAGGAGTCGACGCTACCTGAAGAAAGGAAGGAACTGCATGTACTAAAGGGGGCGAGGCACGGCACTGTAATACAGCACCCACGGTTCGCCCGCATCTATGAGCAATTCCTTATACGTTCCGCGACCCCGCTGGATACAGCGAGTCACTCCGCCACAACGGTTACCCAGTAG
- a CDS encoding plasmid pRiA4b ORF-3 family protein, with product MDGSTTSALNRSALSRGFPTTRSRAIRSRTGDPGRGPVEDCGGPWAYQKLIATCKRAPLEEYLRLCLWLGELFDPSVFDRQNVNEKLQSGAEPRNSNAGSSRQGDCMLKILEEVLPIVVVPSSTLSFVFRPGVDPIVLFDSRGNKPPYERQVHRRVLGSHLAVVLPEGHIEHPVQPIFDLPVPPGRLQNILGVGLERLF from the coding sequence ATGGATGGGAGCACGACATCCGCCTTGAACAGAAGTGCTTTGAGCAGAGGCTTCCCCACGACGAGGAGCAGAGCGATCCGATCCCGCACGGGCGATCCTGGAAGAGGCCCTGTTGAGGACTGCGGCGGCCCGTGGGCCTACCAGAAGCTGATCGCGACCTGCAAGCGCGCTCCTTTGGAGGAATACCTGCGGCTCTGTCTCTGGTTGGGCGAACTCTTCGATCCGTCTGTCTTCGACCGGCAGAACGTCAATGAGAAGCTCCAAAGTGGCGCGGAGCCCAGAAACTCAAACGCCGGCTCTTCGAGGCAGGGCGATTGCATGTTAAAGATTCTGGAGGAGGTGCTCCCGATAGTCGTCGTCCCATCCAGCACGCTTTCGTTTGTTTTTCGTCCCGGCGTCGACCCGATCGTCCTGTTTGACAGCAGAGGCAACAAGCCGCCTTACGAGCGCCAAGTTCACCGCCGCGTTCTGGGTTCGCACCTAGCTGTGGTCCTCCCTGAAGGCCACATCGAGCACCCAGTGCAGCCCATTTTCGATCTGCCAGTGCCGCCGGGACGCCTCCAGAATATTCTCGGCGTCGGCCTTGAGAGACTGTTTTGA
- a CDS encoding aryldialkylphosphatase, protein MDRRHFLATGGAALGGLALCSGSWAAPAPRTEEPEIMTVTGPIAPSEMGRTLTHEHVMVDFAGVDVVGAHRYDRDEVVETVRPHLAEVADAGGRTFVDCTPAYLGRDPRVLCRLSQATGVQILTNTGYYGARDDQHIPQHAYADSVDALAGRWVAEWETGIGETDVRPGFLKIGVDSGSLSDMDRKLVRAACRAHRQTGLTIAVHTGPAQPAFEQLDVLAEEGIEPRAWIWVHAQNETDTTRHLDAARRGGWVSLDGYEPEHTERYVRLVTAFRESGLLDRLLLSHDNGWYSVGEPGGGSFASYTALFTDLIPALRDAGVSEADVRQLLVENPADAFAIRPRTTR, encoded by the coding sequence ATGGATCGACGCCACTTTCTCGCGACTGGAGGCGCCGCCCTGGGCGGACTTGCTTTGTGCAGCGGCTCATGGGCCGCGCCCGCGCCGCGGACGGAGGAGCCCGAGATTATGACGGTGACCGGTCCCATTGCCCCGTCGGAGATGGGGCGAACGCTGACCCACGAGCACGTAATGGTGGATTTTGCTGGGGTCGACGTGGTGGGGGCGCACCGGTACGACCGAGACGAGGTGGTGGAGACGGTGCGCCCCCATCTGGCGGAGGTGGCCGACGCCGGCGGCCGGACCTTCGTGGATTGCACGCCGGCCTATCTGGGCCGCGATCCCCGCGTGCTGTGTCGCCTCTCGCAGGCTACGGGCGTGCAGATCCTGACGAACACCGGCTACTACGGCGCTCGCGACGATCAGCATATCCCTCAGCATGCCTACGCCGACTCGGTGGACGCGCTCGCCGGGCGCTGGGTGGCGGAGTGGGAGACCGGCATCGGGGAGACCGACGTGCGGCCCGGCTTTCTCAAGATCGGCGTCGATTCCGGCTCGTTGTCCGACATGGACCGAAAACTAGTGCGGGCCGCATGCCGGGCGCATCGGCAGACCGGGCTCACCATTGCTGTGCACACCGGGCCCGCCCAGCCGGCGTTTGAGCAGCTCGACGTGCTGGCGGAGGAGGGCATCGAGCCGAGGGCCTGGATCTGGGTGCACGCGCAAAACGAAACGGACACGACTCGCCACCTCGACGCCGCCCGGCGCGGCGGCTGGGTATCGTTGGACGGGTATGAGCCGGAGCACACCGAGCGGTACGTCCGGCTCGTGACCGCCTTTCGCGAGAGCGGTCTGCTGGATCGGCTGCTGCTCTCACACGACAACGGCTGGTACAGCGTCGGCGAGCCCGGGGGCGGATCGTTTGCGTCCTATACCGCCCTTTTCACCGACCTCATCCCAGCGCTCCGGGACGCAGGCGTGTCCGAGGCCGACGTACGACAGCTTCTCGTCGAAAATCCTGCCGACGCTTTTGCGATTCGTCCCCGCACGACGCGGTAA
- a CDS encoding Gfo/Idh/MocA family oxidoreductase, with translation MNEPYRLGIIGAGSVAHLHAHAVSDLDNATLVAASRRSDDPGRAFADTHDCTWYSDYEVLLDDEVPDAVLIATPSGAHLEPTVAAAERGVHVLCEKPLEITSARIDRMIAAADANDVKLGGIFQHRYSGAVQTLQDTVAQGRFGPLAVASATVPWWREDAYYEGTWKGTEELDGGGALMNQSIHAIDAIAWIARANMDLALGQNPVAEVYAQTDVRGHDPAHIEVEDTAVATLRYRDGTLGHILGATSMYPGTRRRLRVAGRDGTAELHEDEIVCWQLRDERPVDEEIRATYGDDDTDGGASDPMAIDYDNHTQNLRAFLAWVDHDADFLLPAPEARTAVAIIEAIYESAESGQPVTLAL, from the coding sequence ATGAACGAACCGTATCGACTGGGCATCATCGGCGCCGGATCGGTAGCCCACCTTCACGCCCATGCCGTTTCGGACCTCGACAATGCCACCCTCGTCGCAGCGAGCCGCCGCTCGGACGATCCGGGCCGCGCCTTTGCCGACACACACGACTGCACGTGGTATTCCGACTACGAGGTCCTTCTCGACGACGAAGTCCCCGACGCGGTGCTCATCGCCACCCCGAGCGGAGCACACCTGGAGCCCACCGTCGCGGCCGCCGAACGGGGCGTGCACGTGCTCTGCGAGAAGCCGCTGGAGATCACGTCCGCACGCATCGACCGAATGATCGCAGCGGCAGACGCGAACGACGTGAAGCTGGGGGGCATCTTCCAGCACCGCTACAGCGGCGCCGTTCAGACGCTGCAGGACACCGTGGCGCAGGGTCGGTTCGGTCCTCTCGCGGTCGCCTCGGCCACGGTCCCCTGGTGGCGAGAGGATGCATACTACGAAGGGACGTGGAAGGGCACCGAAGAATTAGACGGAGGGGGCGCCCTCATGAACCAGTCCATCCACGCGATTGACGCGATTGCGTGGATCGCGCGGGCCAACATGGATCTTGCGCTGGGACAAAATCCGGTAGCGGAGGTGTACGCACAGACGGACGTACGAGGCCACGACCCCGCCCACATCGAGGTGGAGGACACCGCCGTGGCGACGCTTCGATATCGCGATGGGACGCTCGGCCACATTCTCGGGGCCACGTCCATGTACCCGGGCACACGCCGTCGGCTTCGGGTCGCCGGCCGGGACGGCACGGCGGAGCTCCACGAGGACGAGATCGTGTGCTGGCAGCTACGCGATGAGCGGCCGGTAGACGAGGAGATTCGGGCGACGTACGGCGACGACGACACGGACGGCGGCGCCTCCGACCCGATGGCGATCGACTACGACAATCACACGCAGAACCTCCGCGCCTTCCTCGCCTGGGTAGACCACGACGCCGATTTCCTCCTCCCGGCCCCAGAGGCCCGAACCGCCGTCGCCATCATCGAAGCGATTTACGAGTCTGCGGAATCGGGGCAGCCGGTGACGCTCGCTCTCTAG
- a CDS encoding plastocyanin/azurin family copper-binding protein, which translates to MRSTHVSNRLWGVGVGFLALGLLLALRWAPGPALPPPKTIEIQAVAGLQYDRVRFAVQPEQEVKLTLENASSLAHNLVITDKGTREAVVAAANRMGAEGPEQEYVPESDDVLHFAPVIDPDSSATLTFTAPEDEGVYPYVCTYPGHGVVMYGAMYVSPDGEAAMPPLEEDAHVPPDSLRAGASAAVTSAHPYPTSPPIMYRTFMPNSSPATIAVGLTGGVSYAFDTVPVTIRYAWSGGFVDNSEVFKGHVANQRAVVEGTVFYRSDGQFPLRIGETEGAPSAEFEGYRMVEERPQFRYTMDGVTVRELITPVSDGVGLQREFQIEEPPQEIRFIRTAADSVTVEASAGTWRADTLRLSPEEARNFTITMTK; encoded by the coding sequence ATGCGTAGCACACACGTTTCCAACCGTCTCTGGGGGGTCGGGGTGGGGTTTCTTGCCCTTGGCCTTCTGCTTGCGCTCCGGTGGGCGCCCGGCCCTGCGTTGCCCCCACCAAAGACCATCGAGATCCAGGCCGTAGCGGGACTGCAATACGACCGCGTGCGCTTTGCCGTGCAGCCGGAGCAGGAGGTGAAGTTGACGCTCGAAAACGCCAGCTCCCTCGCGCACAACCTCGTCATTACGGATAAGGGGACGCGTGAGGCCGTCGTGGCAGCAGCGAACCGGATGGGCGCAGAGGGGCCGGAGCAGGAGTACGTGCCGGAGTCGGACGACGTGCTCCACTTTGCGCCGGTCATCGATCCCGATTCGAGCGCCACGCTCACCTTTACTGCCCCTGAGGACGAAGGTGTCTATCCGTACGTGTGCACGTATCCGGGCCACGGCGTCGTGATGTATGGGGCCATGTACGTGTCGCCGGACGGCGAGGCGGCGATGCCCCCGCTGGAAGAGGACGCGCACGTGCCCCCGGACAGCCTGCGCGCGGGGGCCTCTGCGGCCGTCACGTCGGCACACCCCTATCCTACCTCGCCCCCGATCATGTACCGGACGTTTATGCCGAACAGCAGTCCCGCGACGATTGCCGTGGGGCTAACGGGCGGCGTCTCGTACGCCTTCGACACGGTGCCCGTGACGATTCGCTACGCGTGGAGCGGCGGCTTCGTGGACAACAGCGAGGTGTTCAAGGGCCACGTCGCTAACCAGCGCGCCGTGGTGGAGGGAACCGTCTTTTACCGGAGCGACGGACAGTTTCCACTGCGCATCGGAGAGACGGAAGGAGCGCCGAGCGCCGAATTTGAGGGCTACCGGATGGTGGAAGAACGCCCGCAGTTCCGCTACACGATGGACGGGGTCACGGTGCGTGAGCTCATCACACCTGTCTCCGACGGGGTGGGGCTCCAGCGCGAATTTCAGATCGAGGAGCCGCCGCAGGAGATCCGGTTTATTCGGACTGCGGCGGATAGCGTGACGGTCGAGGCCTCGGCCGGGACGTGGCGGGCCGATACGCTTCGGCTCTCGCCGGAGGAGGCGCGCAACTTCACCATCACGATGACGAAGTAA